The following are encoded in a window of Blastopirellula marina genomic DNA:
- a CDS encoding flagellar type III secretion system pore protein FliP — MQSIRNIAWLWIALAAVAVQPQLAIAQQATSIPESLIESSLDRPIQQEVEDLSDFVKAGPEHWTSPQGLSSTIQIMVLLTVISLAPALLIMTTSFIRITIVLGLLRQAIGTQQLPPSQVITALAMFMTFMVMHPYWQEVYQESIGPYTRQEVNPETGQPFKLFAEEDPVTGVVGPDEAWERGVKPIRQFMAKQIDIAGNSDDVWMFYEFLPKKTRDEIGEPQSYDDVPLQALVPAFMLSELKTAFLIGFQIYLPFLILDIVIASVTISMGMMMLPPVMISLPFKILLFVLVDGWTLIIGMLMQSFAPSL, encoded by the coding sequence ATGCAAAGTATCCGAAACATTGCCTGGCTTTGGATTGCCCTGGCCGCGGTCGCTGTTCAGCCGCAACTGGCCATCGCACAGCAGGCGACTTCCATTCCGGAATCACTGATCGAGTCGTCGCTCGATCGTCCTATTCAGCAGGAAGTCGAAGATCTGAGTGACTTCGTCAAAGCAGGGCCCGAGCATTGGACCAGTCCTCAGGGGCTTTCTAGTACAATCCAGATCATGGTCCTGCTGACGGTCATCAGCCTGGCCCCGGCGCTGTTGATCATGACCACTAGTTTCATTCGCATCACCATCGTGCTGGGTCTACTGCGGCAAGCGATCGGCACGCAGCAGTTGCCACCCAGCCAGGTCATTACGGCCTTGGCGATGTTCATGACGTTCATGGTGATGCATCCATACTGGCAAGAGGTTTACCAGGAAAGCATCGGTCCCTACACACGTCAGGAAGTAAATCCCGAAACGGGACAACCGTTCAAGCTGTTTGCCGAAGAAGATCCCGTCACCGGTGTTGTCGGACCGGACGAAGCCTGGGAACGGGGTGTCAAACCAATCCGGCAGTTCATGGCCAAGCAGATCGACATCGCTGGCAATAGCGACGACGTGTGGATGTTCTACGAGTTCCTGCCGAAGAAAACCCGCGACGAAATCGGCGAGCCGCAGTCGTACGACGATGTGCCCCTACAGGCCTTGGTGCCGGCGTTCATGCTCAGCGAATTGAAGACCGCCTTTTTGATTGGTTTCCAGATCTACCTGCCGTTTTTGATTCTCGACATCGTAATTGCCAGTGTGACCATTTCGATGGGCATGATGATGTTACCACCGGTGATGATTTCGCTTCCGTTTAAGATTTTGCTCTTCGTGCTGGTCGATGGCTGGACGTTGATCATTGGCATGTTGATGCAAAGTTTCGCTCCCAGTCTTTAG
- the fliQ gene encoding flagellar biosynthesis protein FliQ produces MNAQTTIDLTRQAMMMCLVIGAPVLVVGMVVGLLIGFLQALTQVQDQTVSFVPKILAMAVALAFTLPWLLHKLAGYTVELFSNIPDRIAGG; encoded by the coding sequence ATGAATGCTCAAACGACAATCGATCTCACCCGGCAAGCCATGATGATGTGCCTGGTGATTGGTGCCCCGGTGCTGGTGGTGGGCATGGTAGTGGGGCTGTTGATTGGTTTCCTGCAAGCGCTGACGCAGGTGCAGGATCAAACGGTTTCGTTCGTGCCCAAGATCTTGGCGATGGCCGTCGCCTTGGCCTTTACGCTGCCGTGGCTTTTACACAAGTTGGCCGGTTACACGGTCGAGCTGTTCAGCAATATTCCCGACCGAATCGCTGGTGGTTAA
- a CDS encoding flagellar biosynthetic protein FliR gives MELLRYLEPNLEQLLIFAAIVTRIGGLVATAPVLGANYAPVQVKSFLAVAISLMLTPVFWDYDFPEPGNAANLIIVLGAELIIGLSLGLGIKILFAGVQMTGQLLGQIGGLSIADVFNPAFDDNVPMLAIIFDLVVLAVFLVIGGHRFLMSALLHTFAEIPPGVAAIDVQLVHVIRETLANSLILGVQAAAPGTVALLVGVLVMGVISRTLPQLNLMAIGFSMNTMLLMAFVMLTIGSVVWIFQGSVEPTVDNIRSMFHRSIETAQN, from the coding sequence ATGGAACTGCTTCGGTACTTGGAACCGAACCTCGAGCAACTGCTGATCTTCGCGGCTATCGTGACGCGAATCGGCGGGCTCGTGGCCACTGCTCCGGTACTTGGTGCCAACTATGCCCCGGTACAGGTGAAATCGTTCCTGGCCGTTGCCATTTCGCTGATGTTGACCCCGGTGTTTTGGGATTACGACTTTCCCGAGCCTGGCAATGCGGCCAACCTGATCATCGTGCTGGGGGCCGAGTTGATTATCGGTCTGTCGCTTGGGCTTGGCATTAAAATCTTGTTTGCCGGGGTGCAGATGACCGGGCAACTGTTGGGGCAGATTGGTGGTCTCTCGATTGCCGACGTTTTCAATCCAGCCTTCGACGACAACGTTCCCATGCTGGCAATCATCTTCGACCTGGTGGTGCTGGCCGTGTTTCTGGTGATCGGTGGCCATCGCTTTCTGATGTCGGCTTTGCTGCATACCTTCGCCGAGATACCTCCTGGCGTGGCGGCCATCGACGTGCAGTTGGTGCATGTCATTCGAGAGACCTTGGCGAACTCACTAATCCTGGGTGTTCAGGCCGCTGCTCCTGGAACGGTGGCGTTGTTGGTGGGCGTGCTTGTGATGGGGGTGATCAGTCGCACGCTTCCTCAATTGAACTTGATGGCCATCGGTTTCAGCATGAACACGATGCTGTTGATGGCGTTCGTCATGCTGACCATCGGCAGCGTTGTATGGATCTTCCAAGGCTCGGTTGAACCGACCGTCGATAACATTCGATCCATGTTTCATCGGTCTATCGAAACGGCCCAGAATTAG